A section of the Chryseobacterium ginsenosidimutans genome encodes:
- a CDS encoding Fur family transcriptional regulator, with amino-acid sequence MKKDIENKLIDKNTKPTSMRILVYDFLSSQQTALSLSEIEDHFENADRTTIYRTLKTFEEKGIVHSIQENTTTKYKLCHDGCDETTHKDWHLHFYCKICKQTTCKEDISFPENIQTNFRIDEIRLFAKGICENCLESLQ; translated from the coding sequence ATGAAAAAAGATATCGAAAATAAATTAATCGACAAAAATACCAAACCGACAAGCATGAGAATTTTGGTCTATGATTTTTTGAGTTCTCAACAAACCGCATTGTCGTTGTCTGAAATTGAAGATCATTTTGAAAATGCAGATCGAACAACCATTTACCGAACCTTAAAAACCTTCGAAGAAAAAGGAATCGTTCATAGCATTCAGGAAAATACAACAACGAAATACAAACTTTGCCACGACGGTTGTGATGAAACTACGCACAAAGACTGGCATCTTCATTTCTATTGTAAAATTTGCAAACAGACGACCTGTAAAGAAGATATTTCCTTTCCTGAAAATATTCAGACCAATTTCAGGATTGATGAAATAAGACTTTTCGCCAAAGGAATTTGTGAAAACTGCCTTGAGAGTTTGCAATAG